A window of the Enterobacteriaceae bacterium 4M9 genome harbors these coding sequences:
- the ubiG gene encoding bifunctional 2-polyprenyl-6-hydroxyphenol methylase/3-demethylubiquinol 3-O-methyltransferase UbiG, producing MNAENATAAQNVDRDEIAKFEAVASRWWDMEGEFRPLHRINPLRLGYICERAGGLFGKKVLDVGCGGGILSESMAREGATVTGLDMGAEPLLVAKLHGLESGIHVDYVQQTVEEHAAQHAGAYDVVTCMEMLEHVPDPQSVVNACARLVKPGGHVFFSTLNRNGKSWLMAVVGAEYILRMVPRGTHDVKKFIKPAELLAWVDATPLRERHMTGLHYNPLFDRFSLGPGVDVNYMLHTQADAPNA from the coding sequence ATGAATGCTGAAAACGCAACCGCTGCCCAGAACGTCGATCGCGATGAAATCGCTAAATTCGAAGCCGTGGCGTCGCGCTGGTGGGATATGGAAGGTGAATTCAGACCGCTGCACCGCATTAACCCGCTGCGCCTGGGCTACATCTGCGAACGTGCAGGCGGCCTTTTTGGTAAGAAAGTGCTGGACGTGGGCTGCGGCGGCGGCATTCTCAGCGAAAGCATGGCGCGCGAAGGGGCAACCGTCACCGGTCTTGATATGGGCGCCGAACCACTACTGGTCGCGAAGCTGCACGGACTGGAAAGCGGTATTCACGTTGATTATGTCCAGCAGACGGTAGAAGAACATGCCGCCCAGCATGCTGGCGCCTATGATGTGGTGACCTGTATGGAAATGCTTGAGCACGTACCCGACCCGCAGTCGGTGGTCAACGCCTGCGCCCGACTGGTCAAGCCCGGCGGCCACGTGTTTTTCTCAACCCTTAACCGTAACGGCAAATCCTGGCTGATGGCGGTAGTCGGTGCAGAATACATTCTGCGCATGGTGCCGCGCGGCACCCACGATGTGAAGAAATTTATTAAACCGGCAGAATTACTGGCCTGGGTTGACGCCACCCCGCTTCGCGAGCGCCACATGACCGGGTTGCACTACAACCCGCTGTTTGACCGCTTTAGCCTGGGCCCTGGCGTTGATGTGAACTATATGCTGCATACCCAGGCTGACGCGCCAAACGCGTAA